Within Ancylothrix sp. D3o, the genomic segment CAGCAAATACTGAAAAGCAACACATCAAGAAAATTAACAGTTTCTGGCGTTCGGTTTCTTCTTTTCGTTTATTCGTCCTGTCCCCTGGTATTTCCTCTCTTGACCCCGTTTTCGCAAAGAAAACCGTAGATTCATTTTGATTGGGAGATTGCTGTTTACCAAATGGATGTTCTGGTGGCGGATCGTGAATAAATCCTGCTGCATTTAGGTCGTACATTTTACCCTCTTCAATTCCTGATTTTCACACTGGCCCACACTCGTTCTACTGAATTAGTTGGGGTAGGTTTTTCTTCTGCACCCCAATCTAAAAAGAAGGGTGATAAAAGAATTGCTCCCAGGGTAAATGACATGAAAATTAAGGTGGGATTAACCATAAGAGTGGCGGCTCCTATCACCCCTCCAATGTTCATTGCACCAACAGTAGCCAGTCCTGGTATTGAAACTAGATATCCCATCATGGCGCCGGTGGCAACAGACATGGCTTTATCTAATAATCGGAACATAGTTTTTTCTCCTTATTTGTTGTAATGAATGGGTTGGGTTTGGTTAAGTTTGAGGCCGGTGTTTAATCCGAGTAGGAAAAAGCTCATACAAGCAATACTGACTAACGTTCCACCGGCAATCACCATTAACCAGGGGGTACGGGTTTTGGCAACGAATGTTACTGTACTGTGAGAGGTGGGAGTAGCTTGATTGGTAGAGGGATTACTGATGATTTCTTCTGCTTCGATTTCCACAATATCTGAGGGGGAGGTATCGAAAAACTGAAATGCTTGGGTTTCCCCTAACTTGAAAGAATCAAGCTCTGATTGAGGTTGGTAGGGTGACATGATTATGGTTGAGTTTGAAGATTATGTTTCTCTTTGAGGAATGCCACGAACCCTTCAATTAGTGTGCCAATCACTTCGTAATCTAAATTGGTGGGGACGTTCTGATTATCTTGTGTTGCCAATTTTTTCACATACCATTCGGCGGTTTGGGAAATGTCGGCTTGATAATGCTCAAGAATTTCTCCCACAAATTCATCACCGGCCTGGCTGTTATTAATGAGTTCTCGGATGTGGCTGACAATCTGTTTTGAGAGAGTAAACCTCAGCCGATAGTTTTTCGGTTTGGTCAGTCGTCATAATCTTGTCTCCAGATAATTTAATTGAGAAAAACGTTGATGGTAGGGTCAAAGAAAATCCAATTATTGCTGCACCGGCTCCCTAAGAAACCGCTCTCATCAGAATTTGGTAAAACTAGAGAGTCTATTCCACCACCGACCATCATTGATACCGCTGTACTGCCGGTGAGCAATGGTACGTTTTGTCAAATAAACTTCAGCGGACAGGTTGATGGAAAGGTTAGGCTTCATAGTTGTGGCTCCACATGATTTTGTTGAGAACTATTGTTAGTACACCGGCCAATGGAATACCGATGAGGATGCCACCAGCAGCAATTGAGATAGATGGAGTGGGGTTTGGGAAAATTAGAGGGCCGGTTGTTGCACCCACCATCATTGAGATTGCTGTGCTGCCGGTGGTAAGAAAGCCATGAGTTTGCGCCTTTTTATAAAGCTCCTCTTCAGTTAGTTGGAGTTCTTGTTGTAGAAATCGGTTTTCTCTGTTAGCCTCGTCTTCAATTTCAACCAACCGATTTTGCACAAGTTCATAAAATTCAGTACGCAGCTTTCGGGTCAGTTCGTGGGCGAGCCGCTGATTTGTTTGGGTGAGTTCGTCGCATAGCCGGTGATTAACCGCCGTCCAAATGCTCTCGGAGTTTCCGTGATGGCTGTCTGGATAATGTTCCCCAGATATTCCATATCTTCGGTTGCCAATACTGCAAGTTCCCTTTTTTTTTCGTCATCGCCCTCCTGAATCTCAATATCTAACCGGCCTTCTTGGGCTGCTTCGGCCTCCGCTAACCACATCCGATAAGTTTCACCTAACAAATAAATGCCGGTGCCACGTTCCCTTTTCAACTTTTCATACAGCAAATGCAGCCGGCTTCCCTCTACTAAATCTCCCGGCTTCACACCATAGGTCTCCTCAAAGTGTTTATCTAAGGTGAATTTATCGGTGGTAGCTTGGGGTTTTTGAATCGTGGTTTGTTGGGGGCCGGTGTAGCTATCCACCATCAATTGAGCAATGTCTACCAGTGTGTAACTGTTGCCGTCAGCATTTGCTTTTAACAGTTGTTCTTGCAGGGAAGTAAAGATGGCCAATACATCAATTCTGCCTTTTAGTATGGCTGAATTATTGTCAATATTCCCCTTACCATCAACTTGCAGGCCAAGCACTGTACACGCTTGTTCTACCTGTAGTTTGTCCGTTTTTAGCTGTGTTGCTATTTCTACGATTCTCATTTTCTTGCTCCTTTAGATGGTCTAGTAAATATTTGAGGGCTTGTTGATGGCCCGGATGAGTGATTTCTGGAAGAATTGCAGTTAACGCTGCTCTTAAATCGCCTCCGCCTGTTCTCTCTTTGAACACTACTTCAAAGGATCTTGCATGGCCGGTGTCTACCACCTTTGTCCGGTATTTGTTGTACGAGTAAGAGAAAACCTGAATCCCTACCCATGCGTAAATAATCGTCAACACATCTACACATGAGAATGGTTCATTTGCTCTCCCGTAGTCTTCGATTGGTAGTTGGCATTCTCGTACCCATTTTCTCAAGGTGGGGTAGCTAATATCCAGCAAACTGCAAAGCTGGCTTCTACTGAATCCCCCATATTTGTACAAAATTGCTCTTGGTATTTTAGGCATTCATCCTATTACTTCCTCCCCGTAAAAAATTTAATACTGAACCCGCCCTTTCAATTGGCATCTGGTAGGCTTTCGGTTGGCTTTCGCTAAATACTTGGCTCAGTTTTACTAAAAGCGAACCCAACTTTCTGTGAAAGCTAGTTGGCTGTCGTAGAAAACCAGATTCGTTTCGGATCAGAACCGCAGTTTCAGTGGTGATATTTATTAAAACTCCCCCAAACTTAAGTTGACAAGGGTTTCTCACGTTTTTTGAGAGCGATTTTCTTTACCTAAATCCCATTTATTTTTCTTAATCTGTAGAACCCTTTACCCCAATTTTGTCAAGAGGTTTTCTCGTTTTTTGAGAGCATCTTATTATCAGAGGTGAGTAATAAACATTTTTGAAATTTGTCAAGCCCTTTTCCCGTTTTT encodes:
- a CDS encoding helix-turn-helix domain containing protein, producing the protein MPKIPRAILYKYGGFSRSQLCSLLDISYPTLRKWVRECQLPIEDYGRANEPFSCVDVLTIIYAWVGIQVFSYSYNKYRTKVVDTGHARSFEVVFKERTGGGDLRAALTAILPEITHPGHQQALKYLLDHLKEQENENRRNSNTAKNGQTTGRTSVYSAWPAS